The following proteins are encoded in a genomic region of Catellatospora sp. TT07R-123:
- a CDS encoding class I SAM-dependent methyltransferase encodes MGVIHKPLELLEDNFKKPTGFSGRLVGHLMTVQHRTLTDWTIEQMGIADGDDILDIGCGSGMALGLMAARNATGTLTGIDYSPVMVGLAGKRNAATIRAGRMTVQHGDAMNLPFEEASFDQVTAIETFYFWPDAMRGLKQAHRVLRPGGQMVVTLEMSREASGKPSLVQRYFGRRFTERSAREGLRIVSGADLTGMLTEAGFIDARFVAEPTRSLGWVCALARKP; translated from the coding sequence ATGGGTGTCATCCATAAGCCGCTAGAGCTGCTAGAGGACAACTTCAAGAAGCCCACCGGCTTCTCCGGCCGCCTCGTCGGCCACCTGATGACGGTCCAGCACCGCACGCTCACCGACTGGACCATCGAGCAGATGGGCATCGCCGACGGCGACGACATCCTCGACATCGGCTGCGGCAGCGGCATGGCGCTGGGCCTCATGGCCGCCCGCAACGCCACCGGGACTCTCACCGGGATCGACTACTCGCCCGTCATGGTGGGCCTGGCCGGCAAGCGCAACGCGGCGACGATCCGCGCGGGCCGGATGACGGTCCAGCACGGCGACGCGATGAACCTGCCGTTCGAGGAGGCGTCGTTCGACCAGGTCACCGCGATCGAGACGTTCTACTTCTGGCCCGACGCGATGCGCGGGCTGAAGCAGGCGCACCGGGTGCTGCGGCCCGGCGGGCAGATGGTCGTCACGCTGGAGATGAGCCGCGAGGCGTCCGGCAAGCCGTCGCTGGTGCAGCGCTACTTCGGCAGGCGCTTCACCGAGCGCTCCGCCCGCGAGGGGCTGCGCATCGTCTCCGGCGCCGACCTCACCGGGATGCTCACCGAGGCGGGCTTCATCGACGCCCGCTTCGTCGCCGAACCCACCCGGTCGCTCGGCTGGGTCTGCGCACTGGCCCGCAAGCCATGA
- a CDS encoding cytochrome P450: MTTRTVPAVRGVPLLGSITDFRRDILDAMMAGFREHGDLVAYKLGPVTVYGVSSPDLAGEALTETARFGKLGADNPLRLVLGTGLLTSSDHESWLRNRRMMQPLYTKSAIAGMYATMVSSTQDWLDHLARAYRPGDLLDMHKETMRVTLDIVSRAMFSTNILEDLDTIGPHAVDIAINFAFQRLQNPFSPPVSWPTPGNRRFKAVMTAIDSLMYRLIAERRAAGPSDNDLLDMLLACKDDATGEVMTDRELRDEIITTFAAGHETTAITLTWALYLLSQHPRALRKLQDEVDTLDGRLPTLDDLPNLPYTLRVFEEALRLYPSAPIVPRLTGAATTLGGYELPAGARVLVSLFNIQRNPAHWDDPDRFEPDRFEPAARKTWHRYAYLPFGAGPHLCIGKHFALMEAQLLLAALIQRYELRHLPGHRVVQQASITLRPRYGMEMTMHPRRRVQTRKEQPA, from the coding sequence ATGACCACGCGAACCGTCCCCGCGGTACGCGGCGTCCCGCTGCTGGGCAGCATCACCGACTTCCGCCGCGACATCCTCGACGCGATGATGGCCGGGTTCCGCGAGCACGGCGACCTCGTCGCGTACAAACTGGGACCGGTCACCGTCTACGGCGTCTCCAGCCCCGACCTGGCGGGGGAGGCGCTGACGGAGACCGCCCGGTTCGGCAAGCTCGGCGCCGACAACCCGCTGCGCCTCGTCCTCGGCACGGGCCTGCTCACCAGCTCCGATCACGAGAGCTGGCTGCGCAACCGCCGCATGATGCAGCCCCTCTACACGAAGAGCGCCATCGCCGGCATGTACGCCACCATGGTGTCGTCCACGCAGGACTGGCTGGACCACCTCGCGCGGGCGTACCGGCCGGGGGACCTGCTGGACATGCACAAGGAGACGATGCGGGTCACGCTTGACATCGTCAGCCGCGCCATGTTCTCCACGAACATCCTCGAAGACCTCGACACCATCGGCCCCCACGCCGTCGACATCGCGATCAACTTCGCGTTCCAGCGGCTGCAGAACCCGTTCAGCCCGCCGGTGAGCTGGCCGACGCCGGGCAACCGGCGCTTCAAGGCCGTGATGACCGCGATCGACTCGCTGATGTACCGGCTGATCGCCGAGCGCCGGGCCGCCGGGCCGTCCGACAACGACCTGCTGGACATGCTGCTCGCGTGCAAGGACGACGCGACGGGGGAGGTGATGACCGACCGGGAACTCCGCGACGAGATCATCACCACCTTCGCCGCGGGGCACGAGACCACGGCGATCACCCTCACCTGGGCGCTGTACCTGCTGTCCCAGCATCCGCGGGCGCTGCGCAAGCTCCAGGACGAGGTCGACACCCTCGACGGGCGGCTGCCCACCCTCGACGACCTGCCGAACCTGCCCTACACGCTGCGCGTCTTCGAGGAGGCGCTGCGGCTCTACCCGTCCGCGCCGATCGTGCCCCGGCTCACCGGCGCGGCGACCACCCTCGGCGGGTACGAGCTGCCCGCGGGGGCCCGGGTGCTGGTCAGCCTGTTCAACATCCAGCGCAACCCGGCCCACTGGGACGACCCGGACCGGTTCGAACCCGACCGCTTCGAACCGGCCGCCCGCAAGACCTGGCACCGGTACGCGTACCTGCCCTTCGGCGCCGGGCCGCACCTGTGCATCGGCAAGCACTTCGCGCTGATGGAGGCGCAACTGCTGCTCGCGGCCCTGATCCAGCGGTACGAGCTGCGCCACCTGCCCGGTCACCGGGTCGTCCAGCAGGCGTCGATCACGCTGCGACCCCGATACGGCATGGAGATGACGATGCATCCGCGGCGACGCGTGCAGACCCGAAAGGAACAGCCGGCATGA
- a CDS encoding SGNH/GDSL hydrolase family protein — MTTTEATDPYLADQEDLEKQLTGAKWRRFAVLGDSIAEGMGEATPGYADRTWFDRVHATLSRTHEVDLRNVAQRDLRAADIRAKQLPAAVEFGPDLAVLIAGGNDLFSRGFDPDLVEADLDAIVGTLRAGGATVIAVTLMDIVSAVPQLAGGAMDRLPILNERTRAVCARHGALVLDAFVHPMCAERNVYSADFKHPTMRGHAILAIETLRLLAAAQ; from the coding sequence ATGACGACGACCGAGGCCACCGACCCGTACCTCGCCGACCAGGAAGACCTGGAGAAGCAGCTCACCGGCGCGAAGTGGCGGCGTTTCGCCGTGCTCGGCGACAGCATCGCCGAGGGCATGGGCGAGGCGACCCCCGGGTACGCCGACCGGACCTGGTTCGATCGCGTGCACGCCACCCTGTCGCGTACCCACGAAGTGGATCTTCGCAACGTCGCGCAGCGCGACCTGCGCGCCGCCGACATCCGCGCGAAGCAGCTGCCCGCGGCCGTCGAGTTCGGCCCGGACCTCGCCGTGCTCATCGCCGGGGGCAACGACCTGTTCAGCCGCGGCTTCGACCCCGACCTCGTCGAGGCCGACCTCGACGCGATCGTCGGGACCCTGCGCGCGGGCGGCGCCACCGTCATCGCGGTCACGCTGATGGACATCGTCAGCGCGGTGCCGCAGCTGGCGGGCGGTGCGATGGACCGGCTGCCGATCCTCAACGAGCGCACCCGCGCCGTCTGCGCGCGCCACGGCGCGCTCGTGCTCGACGCCTTCGTCCACCCGATGTGCGCCGAACGCAACGTCTACAGCGCCGACTTCAAGCATCCCACGATGCGCGGTCACGCCATCCTCGCGATCGAGACGCTGCGGCTGCTCGCCGCCGCACAGTGA